From a region of the Neobacillus niacini genome:
- a CDS encoding IMEF encapsulin system ferritin-like cargo protein: protein MQEELKIFYQIFTTTKDAIEKFMNMLDPVIQNAADEHERLYYHHIYEEEEQRLSRLVVLIPLIQKFQQAKDQKEFSPANNEFNRLLQELNLEKFGLHNFVEHLDLALFRFTDEERSSLLNSLREVSYKDYQQVKQMLIDINGRFDTNFVDPHAHHDEHHDHLDRSQTVTVVTHAPQIKQRRGFTVGSLI, encoded by the coding sequence GTGCAAGAAGAATTAAAGATTTTTTATCAGATATTTACGACAACCAAAGATGCAATTGAAAAATTTATGAACATGCTTGACCCAGTCATTCAAAATGCGGCAGATGAACATGAAAGACTTTACTATCACCATATTTATGAAGAAGAGGAACAGCGTCTATCCCGTTTAGTCGTACTGATCCCACTCATTCAAAAATTTCAACAAGCCAAAGATCAAAAAGAGTTTTCTCCAGCCAACAATGAATTCAATCGACTTTTACAGGAACTCAACCTTGAAAAGTTTGGTTTACATAATTTCGTCGAACACCTGGATTTAGCACTATTTCGCTTCACCGACGAAGAGCGAAGCAGTCTATTAAATAGTTTAAGGGAAGTATCATATAAAGATTATCAGCAGGTTAAACAAATGCTAATTGATATTAATGGTCGATTTGACACCAACTTTGTTGACCCACATGCCCATCATGATGAGCACCATGATCATTTAGACCGGTCACAAACAGTGACAGTTGTAACCCATGCTCCTCAGATTAAACAGAGAAGAGGATTTACGGTGGGAAGCTTAATCTAA
- a CDS encoding family 1 encapsulin nanocompartment shell protein, whose translation MNKLQLYPDSPLSSQEFTQLDQTVIDAARRQLVGRRFIELYGPLGRGVQSIFNDIFSENLEAKMDFQGSFDTDIEASKRVNYTIPLLYKDFVLYWRDLDQAKVLDIPIDFSAAANAARDVAILEDQMIFHGTREFDIPGLMNVPGRLTHLIGEWYESGNAFQDIVDARNKLLEMNHNGPFALVLSPQLYSLIHRVHRDTNVLEIEHIRELVTDGVFQSPVLKGRSGVLLNTGKNNLDLAISEDFDTAYLGVEGMNHPFRVYETVVLRIKRPSAICTLESMGD comes from the coding sequence ATGAACAAATTACAATTATATCCGGATTCACCGTTATCGAGCCAAGAGTTTACGCAACTGGATCAAACAGTGATAGATGCTGCACGAAGACAGCTGGTGGGCCGCCGTTTTATTGAATTATATGGCCCGTTAGGACGTGGCGTACAAAGCATTTTTAATGACATTTTTTCAGAAAACTTAGAAGCAAAAATGGATTTTCAGGGATCCTTCGATACAGATATTGAAGCAAGTAAAAGGGTAAACTATACCATTCCATTGCTTTATAAAGACTTCGTGTTATACTGGCGTGATTTAGATCAGGCAAAGGTATTAGACATACCGATTGATTTTTCAGCGGCAGCGAATGCAGCCCGAGATGTTGCGATCCTAGAAGATCAGATGATCTTTCATGGAACCAGGGAATTTGATATTCCCGGTTTAATGAATGTACCTGGGCGTTTAACACATTTGATTGGTGAATGGTATGAATCCGGCAATGCTTTTCAGGATATCGTAGACGCAAGGAATAAACTTTTAGAAATGAATCACAATGGACCTTTCGCCCTTGTACTATCTCCGCAGCTATACTCACTTATTCATCGTGTCCACCGTGATACAAACGTATTAGAAATTGAACATATTCGAGAATTAGTAACGGATGGGGTGTTCCAATCACCTGTTTTAAAGGGAAGATCGGGTGTGTTGCTAAATACAGGGAAAAACAATCTCGATTTGGCTATCTCAGAAGACTTTGATACAGCATACTTGGGTGTAGAAGGGATGAATCATCCATTCCGTGTTTACGAAACGGTTGTTTTGCGAATTAAACGTCCTTCTGCCATTTGCACGTTAGAATCTATGGGGGATTAA
- a CDS encoding 2Fe-2S iron-sulfur cluster-binding protein, giving the protein MNNRVFTVGSLIPGRLIVKHPAPERTERKINKAEGIIVEQNGKKMEIYPVKGKLLDAALSQGKPIQYKCRKGTCGQCTVKVVNAPGLSFPNGQERKKLKNEITNGYRLACQAEIL; this is encoded by the coding sequence ATGAATAATCGCGTATTCACTGTCGGGTCCCTGATTCCAGGCAGGTTGATTGTAAAACATCCAGCACCAGAACGGACCGAGAGAAAAATAAACAAGGCAGAAGGCATAATCGTTGAGCAAAACGGTAAAAAGATGGAAATTTACCCTGTTAAAGGAAAGTTATTGGATGCTGCATTGAGTCAAGGTAAGCCAATTCAATATAAATGCCGCAAAGGAACGTGCGGACAATGTACGGTTAAAGTAGTAAATGCTCCAGGATTATCCTTTCCAAACGGGCAGGAGAGGAAGAAGCTAAAGAATGAAATAACAAACGGGTATCGATTGGCTTGTCAGGCTGAAATACTATGA
- a CDS encoding DUF2085 domain-containing protein, which translates to MIHEFFNFFGRAICHQLEERSLQVSGEVMAVCARDTGIYIGIFSTLFYLHFSKRKQNVTIPSIKISFFLLLFLVPLIIDGLGSYTHLFESNNPRRLITGVAFGFVLPYFIYPLFSKKSLENESVPVLSKSQDFFIPLVLSITLGELFYWGQPSYIVLDGFIIFSVISWFSLLASFLFPFIRRVWLRLTFSILVSLSFLSILSLAHIKILSLSL; encoded by the coding sequence TTGATTCATGAATTTTTTAATTTCTTCGGCAGGGCGATTTGTCATCAATTAGAAGAGAGATCCCTACAAGTATCCGGTGAGGTCATGGCAGTTTGCGCGAGAGATACTGGGATTTATATAGGCATTTTTTCTACACTTTTTTATTTACATTTTTCAAAACGAAAACAGAATGTAACGATACCTTCTATTAAAATAAGCTTCTTCCTCCTTTTATTCCTTGTGCCATTAATAATAGACGGTCTAGGGTCGTATACACACCTCTTTGAATCCAATAATCCTCGGAGATTAATAACTGGGGTTGCATTTGGATTCGTACTGCCTTATTTTATTTATCCGCTGTTCTCAAAAAAATCACTCGAAAATGAGAGTGTCCCTGTATTAAGCAAGAGTCAGGATTTCTTCATTCCGCTTGTGCTGAGTATTACTTTAGGTGAATTATTTTATTGGGGACAACCATCTTATATCGTGCTTGATGGCTTTATTATTTTTTCAGTCATAAGTTGGTTTAGTCTATTGGCTTCCTTTCTCTTTCCATTTATTCGTAGAGTATGGTTAAGACTTACTTTCTCAATACTTGTCAGTTTATCATTCCTTAGCATTCTCTCATTAGCACATATAAAGATACTTTCATTATCTCTTTGA
- a CDS encoding AI-2E family transporter, with protein MHMINKLIQSSGFKRISIFVLLALVLYGLKDMINLILFTFIFTFLMDRLVIFLNRKIPLNRKILVIASYTTIVGLLSYGLVKYLPMIVGEITALIKQITAFYTQKHDNIILNYLVSRLEEIQISNYLERGFTFLIAYFTDISTFGLQILIALLMSLFYLLEKPRLIEFTKKFKTSKIASIYAEIEFFSLKFVGTFGKVIEAQLIIAVVNCILTTIALWIFGFPQLGGLSIMILFLGLIPVAGVIISLIPLVIIGYSIGGIMTVLYVFIAIMIIHAIEAYILNPNLMSSKTNLPVFYTFLVLIFSEHFFGVWGLIIGIPVFVFILDVLEVTDHKKV; from the coding sequence ATTCATATGATAAATAAACTTATACAAAGCAGCGGTTTTAAAAGAATTTCGATTTTTGTCTTACTCGCATTAGTTCTATACGGACTAAAAGATATGATTAATTTAATTCTATTTACGTTTATTTTCACCTTTTTAATGGATCGGTTAGTAATATTCTTGAATAGAAAGATACCGCTTAATCGAAAAATACTTGTAATTGCGTCTTATACTACAATTGTCGGTCTTCTCTCTTATGGACTTGTGAAATATCTGCCAATGATTGTTGGTGAAATAACGGCACTCATAAAGCAAATAACAGCATTCTATACCCAAAAGCATGACAATATCATTTTAAATTATTTGGTTAGCAGACTTGAGGAAATTCAAATTTCGAATTATTTGGAGAGAGGCTTTACCTTTTTAATTGCCTATTTTACGGATATTAGTACCTTTGGCTTGCAAATTCTTATTGCTCTTTTAATGAGCTTATTTTATCTATTAGAGAAACCTCGTTTAATTGAATTTACGAAAAAATTTAAAACGAGTAAAATAGCTTCTATTTATGCAGAAATAGAATTCTTTTCCCTAAAATTCGTCGGTACCTTTGGAAAGGTAATCGAAGCGCAATTAATTATTGCTGTCGTTAACTGTATTCTAACAACTATTGCATTATGGATTTTTGGGTTTCCACAATTAGGTGGACTGTCGATCATGATTCTATTCCTGGGCTTGATTCCTGTGGCAGGGGTTATCATTTCCCTCATTCCACTTGTCATTATCGGGTATAGTATCGGCGGAATTATGACTGTTTTATATGTATTTATCGCCATAATGATTATCCATGCAATCGAAGCATATATTTTGAATCCGAATTTGATGTCGTCAAAAACAAATTTACCGGTCTTCTATACTTTCCTGGTATTAATCTTTTCTGAACATTTCTTCGGAGTTTGGGGTTTAATCATCGGTATTCCGGTCTTTGTTTTCATATTGGATGTTTTAGAAGTAACAGATCATAAGAAAGTGTAG
- a CDS encoding cation diffusion facilitator family transporter produces MGELFRLLRKGNKSALIAAIVNTIISIAKGIAYMFTGNVAMFAETMHSLGDAANQFFVFIGSALSKKSPTNRFPNGFGRLVNLVLLGAVLIVGIMAFETIQEGYHHILHPTESEGFLINIGVLAFALILEMYVLYKAMKEIMHEVGEPASGPGVLFKSFAHLGRAKPATKLVFMEDLVATSGGLIAIIAVVISHFTSIHWIEGAASILIGLMMFFVVGRVFLDNAAGVLGRADEEMEEKIGQLVMSDPDVKDIQDLAVIKEGEDLHVELEIEIDPSLTIAAADDIKDRLQEKIMAEKGVADVTIEFDEEDGVKLWKSDPMVKK; encoded by the coding sequence ATGGGAGAATTATTTAGACTATTAAGAAAAGGTAACAAGTCTGCATTAATTGCAGCCATCGTTAACACAATTATCTCCATCGCTAAAGGTATTGCTTATATGTTTACCGGAAACGTTGCGATGTTTGCGGAAACGATGCATAGTCTAGGGGATGCTGCAAACCAGTTTTTTGTGTTTATTGGTTCAGCACTTAGCAAGAAATCGCCAACAAATCGCTTCCCAAATGGATTTGGTCGATTGGTAAACTTAGTGCTATTGGGAGCAGTATTAATTGTAGGTATTATGGCGTTTGAGACAATCCAAGAAGGATATCATCATATTCTACATCCGACTGAATCCGAAGGGTTTTTAATTAATATCGGCGTACTCGCATTTGCCCTCATACTTGAAATGTACGTTCTTTATAAAGCCATGAAGGAAATCATGCATGAAGTTGGTGAACCAGCAAGCGGTCCAGGTGTGTTGTTTAAGAGTTTTGCCCATCTCGGCAGAGCTAAGCCAGCAACAAAGCTTGTGTTCATGGAAGATTTAGTCGCGACAAGCGGTGGCTTAATCGCTATTATCGCTGTCGTGATTTCCCATTTTACTTCTATCCACTGGATTGAAGGAGCTGCTTCCATTCTCATTGGTTTAATGATGTTCTTCGTTGTCGGCAGAGTCTTTTTGGATAATGCAGCAGGTGTCCTTGGCAGGGCAGATGAAGAGATGGAAGAGAAGATTGGTCAATTAGTGATGTCTGACCCTGATGTTAAAGATATCCAAGACCTTGCAGTCATTAAGGAAGGGGAAGACTTACATGTTGAATTGGAAATCGAGATTGATCCTAGTCTTACAATAGCCGCAGCAGATGATATTAAAGACCGTTTACAAGAGAAGATCATGGCAGAAAAAGGCGTCGCTGATGTCACGATTGAGTTTGACGAAGAAGATGGAGTAAAGTTGTGGAAAAGTGATCCAATGGTAAAAAAATAA
- a CDS encoding acyl-CoA thioesterase, with product MDAKTCNESRVVRTGRIFPNDVNNHNTLFGGKLMSDMDMIASISAVRHARKEVVTASTDSVDFLSPITQQDSICIESFVTYTGTSSMEVFVKVIAENLITGNRKIAATAFLTFVALDESGKPTKVPGIVPETQEEKKLFETGKDRAEKRKEHRKNSKELASYFTTEKPWE from the coding sequence ATGGACGCAAAAACATGTAATGAATCAAGAGTAGTTAGAACCGGCCGAATTTTCCCGAATGATGTAAACAATCATAACACCTTATTTGGGGGCAAGTTAATGAGTGACATGGACATGATTGCCTCCATTTCGGCTGTACGGCATGCTAGAAAAGAAGTGGTTACCGCCTCAACAGACTCTGTTGATTTTTTAAGTCCGATCACCCAACAGGACTCTATATGTATTGAATCTTTCGTTACATATACCGGAACCAGTTCAATGGAGGTTTTCGTCAAGGTGATTGCAGAAAATCTAATAACGGGTAATCGAAAAATCGCTGCTACCGCTTTTCTAACCTTTGTCGCTTTGGATGAAAGTGGAAAACCAACAAAGGTTCCTGGGATTGTTCCTGAAACGCAAGAAGAAAAAAAGCTGTTTGAAACAGGCAAGGATCGAGCTGAAAAACGGAAAGAACATCGAAAAAACAGTAAAGAACTTGCGAGTTACTTTACAACTGAAAAACCTTGGGAATAA
- the nadE gene encoding ammonia-dependent NAD(+) synthetase: MQSSIMQALNVKSEINPKEEIRNRIDFLKNYLLKTKAKGYVLGISGGQDSTLAGRLVQLAVEEFRQEGNDALFIAVRLPYGVQQDEADAVRAMNFIRADREYSFNIKGAVDGVEAEYNAVTSGEPLSDYHKGNVKARMRMIAQYAFGGMEGLLVIGTDHAAEAVTGFYTKYGDGGADVLPLSGLTKRQGKALLKELGAEEQLYLKVPTADLLDKTPGQADETELGITYDDIDDYLEGKPVSKEIAEKIEQRYQATEHKRQLPATMFDHWWK; the protein is encoded by the coding sequence ATGCAAAGCTCAATTATGCAGGCTTTAAATGTGAAATCCGAGATTAATCCTAAGGAAGAGATCCGAAATAGAATTGACTTCTTAAAAAACTACTTGTTAAAAACAAAGGCAAAAGGGTACGTACTGGGAATTAGCGGAGGGCAGGACTCCACGCTAGCGGGCAGACTTGTCCAATTGGCAGTCGAAGAATTTCGTCAAGAAGGAAATGATGCATTATTTATTGCTGTTCGTTTACCTTATGGGGTTCAGCAGGATGAAGCAGACGCAGTCCGTGCGATGAATTTCATCCGAGCAGATCGTGAGTATTCCTTTAACATAAAAGGTGCGGTCGATGGTGTAGAAGCAGAATATAATGCGGTTACGAGTGGAGAGCCATTAAGTGATTACCATAAAGGAAACGTAAAGGCGAGAATGAGAATGATTGCGCAATATGCCTTTGGCGGTATGGAAGGTCTGCTTGTTATCGGTACAGACCATGCGGCAGAGGCGGTTACAGGATTCTATACTAAATATGGCGATGGTGGAGCAGATGTCCTGCCGTTAAGCGGACTAACAAAACGTCAAGGTAAAGCTTTGCTAAAGGAGCTTGGTGCAGAAGAACAGCTTTATTTAAAAGTACCCACTGCCGATTTACTTGATAAGACGCCAGGTCAAGCAGACGAGACAGAATTAGGGATAACTTACGATGACATCGATGATTACTTAGAAGGGAAACCTGTTTCAAAAGAAATTGCAGAGAAAATAGAACAACGTTATCAGGCTACAGAACATAAACGCCAGCTGCCAGCAACCATGTTTGATCACTGGTGGAAGTAA
- a CDS encoding IS1182 family transposase has product MYKPKREIQNEAEFVFIDDLVPQDHLLRKVDKYIDFSFIGEKVRPFYSENNGRPSDPIQLFKMMFIGYFYGIRSERQLEREIQTNVAYRWFLGLKLNDTVPHHSTISWNRRTRFKDTNIFQEIFDEIVFKAINHKMVGGRVLFSDSTHLKANANKHKFSRVEVEVETREYVEDLNKAIEEDRRDHGKKPLKEKEEVTEKKEIRLSTTDPECGFMSRENKQEMFCYLDHRTTDMKFNIITDAYVTPGNVHDSVPYLSRLDRQVERFGFKVEAVALDSGYLTNPICKGLNERNIFGVIAHRRYQSTKGLFPKWKFTYDKDRDLYVCPNGQELQYRTTTREGYREYKSDPKKCTNCPLLPECTKSQNKTKVVTRHVWEEHKEKVRLNRLSKSGKILYKFRKEKVERSFADSKELHGLRYCRLRGLQNASEQVLLTAACQNMKKIATHLARFEKVCGNLQVHSPC; this is encoded by the coding sequence ATGTATAAGCCAAAAAGAGAAATACAAAACGAAGCTGAATTTGTTTTTATTGATGATTTAGTACCGCAAGATCACCTATTAAGGAAGGTGGACAAGTATATTGATTTTTCTTTTATTGGTGAGAAGGTCCGTCCTTTTTATTCAGAAAATAACGGGCGTCCTTCGGACCCTATACAGCTCTTTAAGATGATGTTTATCGGATATTTTTATGGCATTCGTTCTGAACGACAATTAGAGCGTGAAATTCAGACGAATGTGGCCTATCGATGGTTCTTAGGATTAAAGCTAAACGATACAGTTCCCCATCATTCCACCATTAGTTGGAATCGGCGAACCCGTTTTAAAGATACAAATATATTTCAGGAAATTTTTGATGAGATTGTCTTCAAAGCAATTAACCACAAGATGGTTGGAGGAAGAGTTTTATTTTCCGATTCCACACACCTTAAAGCGAATGCAAACAAACATAAATTCTCTAGAGTTGAAGTGGAAGTTGAAACACGTGAATATGTAGAAGATTTAAACAAAGCTATTGAGGAAGACAGGAGAGATCATGGAAAAAAGCCTTTAAAGGAAAAGGAGGAGGTGACCGAGAAAAAGGAAATACGACTGAGCACAACTGATCCTGAATGCGGGTTTATGTCACGAGAGAATAAACAGGAGATGTTCTGTTATCTTGATCATCGAACTACCGACATGAAGTTCAACATCATAACTGATGCGTATGTTACACCAGGAAATGTTCACGATTCTGTCCCCTATCTTTCACGGTTAGACCGTCAGGTCGAACGTTTTGGATTTAAAGTAGAAGCTGTGGCACTTGATTCGGGTTACCTGACAAATCCGATTTGTAAAGGACTTAATGAACGCAATATTTTTGGAGTTATCGCTCACAGAAGATATCAATCAACAAAAGGGTTATTTCCTAAATGGAAGTTTACATATGACAAAGATAGAGATTTGTATGTTTGTCCAAATGGTCAGGAGTTACAATATCGTACAACTACAAGAGAAGGTTATCGGGAATATAAGTCAGATCCTAAAAAGTGTACTAACTGCCCACTCCTGCCTGAGTGTACAAAATCTCAAAATAAAACAAAAGTAGTTACCAGACATGTTTGGGAGGAACATAAGGAAAAGGTTCGACTTAACAGACTTTCAAAGTCAGGTAAAATACTATATAAATTTAGAAAAGAAAAAGTAGAGCGAAGCTTCGCAGATTCAAAAGAACTGCATGGGCTTCGCTATTGTAGGTTACGGGGATTGCAAAATGCGAGTGAGCAAGTGTTACTTACCGCAGCATGCCAAAACATGAAAAAGATTGCCACGCACTTAGCCAGGTTTGAAAAAGTGTGTGGCAATCTCCAGGTTCATTCCCCCTGTTGA
- a CDS encoding amino acid permease, whose translation MGNSNKLGFWILTALVVGNMVGSGIFMLPRSLSEAASPGGVILAWLLTGIGVLMIALVFGNLAIRKPNLTGGPQIYAKELFKPGSGASILSGFMASWGYWIGNVAGNVAIITTFAGYLSTFFPILTSQANWFTIGGFTLKVGNGLTFIVCSVLLWGTHFIILRGLESAGKLNLAATAAKVAGFLLFIVVGLFAFDKTNILPMVDTRISDSGQTFGLMSQVNNAALVTLWAFCGLESAVVFASRAKRKIDVKRATIVGLFIALGIYIGISTLVMGMLDQHTLINSEKPLIDAIQTVMGPMGGKVLAAIGLVSLFGSTIGWVMLSAEVPYQAAKQGLFLPAFLKENKKGLPIFSLILTNGIAQIFIFSTVSKSISGAFDFIIIIATLAYLVPYFIASVYQLKLVIKGDSYNNSKSRMIDGVIAIVATTYSGWVIISGTADLKTFILGIVLLSSGVFFYGPLKKKQAAEQERKELLSA comes from the coding sequence GTGGGGAATTCAAATAAATTAGGTTTTTGGATATTAACGGCACTAGTCGTTGGAAATATGGTCGGTTCAGGTATTTTTATGCTTCCACGCTCATTATCCGAGGCAGCAAGCCCGGGTGGAGTTATTTTAGCATGGCTTCTTACTGGAATTGGTGTACTAATGATTGCACTTGTTTTCGGTAACTTGGCTATTCGCAAACCGAATTTAACAGGCGGCCCGCAAATTTATGCGAAGGAGCTTTTTAAACCAGGTTCGGGGGCATCGATACTTTCAGGCTTTATGGCATCATGGGGTTACTGGATTGGGAATGTTGCTGGTAATGTTGCGATTATTACAACGTTTGCCGGGTACTTATCAACCTTTTTTCCTATCTTAACTAGTCAGGCTAATTGGTTTACAATTGGCGGTTTTACGCTGAAAGTTGGTAATGGTTTAACCTTTATTGTTTGTTCTGTTCTATTATGGGGTACACATTTTATTATTTTACGCGGCTTAGAAAGTGCTGGGAAATTAAATCTAGCTGCGACAGCTGCAAAAGTGGCAGGATTTTTACTATTTATCGTTGTTGGACTATTTGCCTTTGATAAGACTAATATTCTGCCAATGGTTGACACGAGGATCAGTGATTCAGGCCAAACATTTGGTTTAATGTCACAAGTTAACAATGCAGCATTAGTGACACTATGGGCATTCTGTGGATTAGAATCTGCTGTTGTGTTTGCGTCCCGTGCAAAGAGGAAAATCGATGTAAAACGTGCCACCATTGTCGGTCTATTCATCGCTCTAGGTATTTATATTGGGATTAGTACACTCGTAATGGGGATGTTGGACCAACATACACTTATAAATTCCGAAAAGCCATTAATTGACGCCATTCAAACTGTAATGGGACCGATGGGTGGAAAAGTGTTAGCAGCCATTGGCTTAGTCAGCTTATTTGGTTCCACGATTGGCTGGGTCATGTTAAGTGCTGAAGTACCTTATCAAGCTGCAAAGCAAGGATTATTTCTTCCTGCTTTCTTAAAAGAAAACAAAAAAGGTCTGCCGATCTTTTCGCTTATTTTAACAAATGGGATCGCACAAATCTTTATCTTTTCAACTGTATCGAAGTCAATTTCGGGAGCTTTTGATTTTATTATTATCATTGCAACGTTAGCCTATTTAGTACCGTATTTTATCGCCTCAGTATATCAGTTAAAATTAGTTATTAAAGGTGATTCCTACAACAATTCAAAGTCAAGAATGATAGATGGTGTCATTGCAATTGTTGCGACCACCTATTCGGGATGGGTCATTATATCAGGAACTGCTGACCTAAAGACCTTTATATTAGGAATTGTGCTTTTATCCAGCGGGGTATTCTTTTATGGTCCGCTTAAGAAAAAGCAGGCTGCAGAGCAAGAACGAAAAGAATTATTGTCAGCTTAA
- a CDS encoding amino acid ABC transporter substrate-binding protein, giving the protein MKKLTFIFVLLFSTLLILSACGKDDKAKEDKKEETKTAEKTEDQDLLAKVKDDGKLLIGTEGTYAPFTFHDESGNLTGFDVEIATEVAKRLGVKPEFKETQWDAIFAGLDAKRFDMIANQVGIRPDRQEKYDFSDPYITSAAVLIVHKDNNEVKTFEDIKGLNAAQSLTSNYGDLAKKYGANLVSVEGFTQSVELLASKRVDVTINDRISFLDYTKQRPEAPIKIAATSEDASASGLMFRKGSDKLVAEVNKALSEMVEDGTYKKISEKWFGEDVLK; this is encoded by the coding sequence ATGAAGAAACTCACGTTTATTTTTGTCCTTTTATTCAGTACTCTATTGATTCTTTCCGCATGCGGTAAAGATGATAAAGCAAAGGAAGATAAAAAGGAAGAAACTAAGACCGCAGAAAAGACGGAGGATCAAGATTTATTAGCTAAAGTTAAGGATGATGGGAAGTTGTTAATTGGGACAGAAGGTACATATGCTCCATTTACTTTTCATGATGAGAGTGGAAATCTAACCGGATTTGATGTTGAGATTGCGACAGAGGTTGCAAAACGTTTAGGGGTAAAACCTGAGTTCAAAGAAACACAGTGGGATGCTATTTTTGCGGGACTCGATGCAAAGCGGTTTGATATGATTGCGAACCAGGTTGGAATCCGCCCTGACCGCCAGGAAAAATACGATTTTTCCGATCCATATATTACTTCTGCGGCCGTACTGATTGTGCATAAGGACAATAATGAAGTAAAGACTTTTGAGGACATCAAAGGCTTAAATGCTGCTCAGTCGCTGACAAGCAACTATGGAGATTTGGCCAAAAAATATGGTGCCAATTTAGTTAGCGTGGAAGGCTTTACTCAGTCTGTTGAACTACTTGCTTCTAAACGTGTTGACGTAACAATCAACGATCGAATATCGTTTTTAGATTATACAAAACAAAGACCAGAGGCGCCAATAAAAATTGCTGCAACAAGTGAAGATGCATCCGCTAGCGGGCTTATGTTTAGAAAAGGAAGCGATAAGCTCGTAGCTGAGGTCAATAAAGCCCTATCAGAAATGGTTGAAGACGGCACATACAAAAAAATCTCAGAGAAATGGTTTGGTGAAGATGTACTTAAATAG
- a CDS encoding amino acid ABC transporter permease has product MYLNSIFTDPERTARLMDIAQSSFLPLLKGAIFYTIPLTIITFIVGLILAILTALARISHVKVFQMIARVYVSAIRGTPLLVQLFIIFYGLPNIGIIIDSYIAAVIGFSLSVGAYTSEIIRAAILSTPKGQWEAGYSIGMSYSQVLRRIILPQAARVSIPPLSNSFISLVKDTSLASLVLVSEMFRKAQEIAASNYEFLLVYSEAALIYWVICFILSIIQQVFEKKLDRYV; this is encoded by the coding sequence ATGTACTTAAATAGTATTTTTACTGACCCGGAGCGAACAGCACGATTGATGGATATAGCTCAAAGTTCCTTTCTGCCCCTTCTGAAAGGGGCTATTTTTTATACAATTCCGTTAACCATCATTACGTTTATTGTTGGTTTGATATTAGCGATTTTAACGGCGCTGGCTCGTATCTCTCATGTGAAGGTCTTTCAGATGATTGCAAGAGTCTATGTTTCAGCGATTCGTGGAACACCGTTATTAGTACAGCTTTTTATTATTTTTTATGGTCTTCCGAATATCGGGATCATTATCGATTCCTATATAGCGGCTGTAATTGGGTTTTCTCTGAGTGTCGGTGCGTATACTTCTGAAATTATTCGCGCTGCAATTCTTTCTACCCCTAAAGGGCAGTGGGAGGCAGGCTATTCCATTGGAATGAGTTATTCCCAAGTATTGAGAAGGATTATCCTGCCTCAGGCAGCAAGAGTTTCGATTCCTCCACTTTCAAATTCATTTATTAGTCTCGTGAAGGACACTTCCCTTGCTTCCCTAGTGCTTGTATCCGAGATGTTTCGCAAGGCCCAAGAAATAGCAGCAAGCAATTATGAATTTTTATTAGTGTATTCTGAGGCGGCGCTGATTTATTGGGTTATTTGCTTTATCCTTTCCATTATCCAGCAAGTATTTGAAAAGAAACTCGACCGATACGTGTAA